One region of Cytophagia bacterium CHB2 genomic DNA includes:
- a CDS encoding ubiquinol-cytochrome c reductase iron-sulfur subunit → MARPWRFCVKPRPARAWPCLAFLRNRRYFMTRRNFFDKIFSALFGGTGLAFAGSALAFLYPNKNFISGTRQFSDVNGKPILDRDIAEGQFVSGLALGSPAIVSRQNGELMAFSAVCTHLGCIVSYQPQDEILRCPCHGGEYDIDGSVIDGPPPKPLPQLNVKIEDGKIMLA, encoded by the coding sequence ATGGCCCGGCCATGGCGTTTCTGTGTTAAACCACGCCCGGCAAGGGCCTGGCCTTGCCTAGCATTTTTACGCAACCGAAGGTACTTTATGACGCGACGAAACTTCTTTGATAAAATTTTCTCCGCTCTGTTTGGGGGAACCGGCCTGGCTTTTGCCGGGTCAGCGCTCGCTTTTCTCTATCCCAATAAAAACTTCATCAGCGGCACCCGCCAATTTTCAGACGTGAACGGCAAGCCCATTCTCGATCGCGATATTGCGGAGGGCCAATTTGTCAGCGGTTTGGCGCTCGGCTCCCCGGCAATCGTTTCCCGCCAAAACGGCGAGTTGATGGCATTCTCGGCTGTGTGCACACATCTCGGTTGCATCGTCTCCTATCAGCCGCAGGATGAAATTTTGCGCTGTCCGTGCCACGGCGGGGAATACGATATTGACGGCAGTGTGATCGACGGCCCGCCGCCCAAGCCCCTGCCGCAGTTGAATGTAAAAATCGAGGATGGCAAGATCATGCTGGCGTGA